A single genomic interval of Stenotrophomonas sp. ZAC14D1_NAIMI4_1 harbors:
- a CDS encoding M56 family metallopeptidase: protein MDTTMLISLLERLGWTSLQTVLLVALVYVVCRALPSLSASTRCRLWWLVSLQAVLGLFWSQPLQLAWLPAPQAMAMSATDLAADAIHPMAPELSANLLATAPINQAPDIAASIGSGVSPMAWWAMALAALWLSGVLVMAWRTFGEWRQCRALLAASHPCEDAALVQALQLAADAHGLRRAPRLWMSGQVDAPQLVGPLRPVLLLPAGANALQGDALDLALTHELQHMQRRDLQWGLLPALAQHLFFFHPLLRLAVREYAQAREEAVDAAVVGQHGASRHAYGRLLLQLGVAPQPHLGVASAAPSTTSLKRRLMSLQPRRACPRILAIGLTALVVAVGVAPMRLVAAPAPPAPPAPPKVVPAPPAPPAAPAVPANGVHLVMPKPPAPPAAPSVPAAPSAPSAPSAPPAPPAPPAEDDDSYTTVGELHLGNDLERGHVLIDHGRSYASATIDDIQQARRDVGRDGPVLWFREGNKRYAVRDPALIQPLQRVYAQSAELGRQQGQLGREQGVLGRQQGELGRKQAVHAREISRVATQAASRAVRESDINRQAAAEAARAASGSVDDAAIARQAAAEARLAMREVQAVQDAHSHDISELANQQAQLGLRQAALGSQQAELGERQAQLQAQASAQAKQVIARAMASGKAQQL, encoded by the coding sequence ATGGACACCACGATGCTGATTTCCCTGCTGGAACGCCTGGGCTGGACCAGCCTGCAGACCGTGCTGCTGGTGGCCCTGGTGTACGTCGTCTGCCGCGCCTTGCCCTCGCTGTCGGCCAGCACCCGCTGCCGCCTGTGGTGGCTGGTGTCGCTGCAGGCGGTGCTGGGCCTGTTCTGGAGCCAGCCGCTGCAGCTGGCCTGGCTGCCGGCGCCGCAGGCCATGGCAATGAGCGCCACCGATCTGGCCGCCGATGCGATCCATCCGATGGCGCCGGAACTCTCGGCGAACCTGCTGGCCACCGCGCCGATCAACCAGGCCCCTGACATCGCCGCGTCGATCGGCAGCGGCGTATCGCCGATGGCCTGGTGGGCGATGGCGCTGGCCGCGCTGTGGCTGTCCGGCGTACTGGTGATGGCGTGGCGCACCTTCGGTGAGTGGCGCCAGTGCCGCGCGCTGCTGGCGGCCTCGCATCCCTGCGAAGACGCGGCCCTGGTGCAGGCGCTGCAACTGGCTGCCGATGCCCATGGCCTGCGCCGCGCACCGCGCCTGTGGATGAGCGGGCAGGTGGACGCGCCGCAGCTGGTCGGTCCGCTGCGCCCGGTGCTGTTGCTGCCGGCCGGTGCCAATGCCCTGCAGGGCGATGCGCTGGATCTGGCGCTGACCCACGAGCTGCAGCACATGCAGCGCCGTGACCTGCAGTGGGGCCTGCTGCCCGCACTGGCCCAGCACCTGTTCTTCTTCCATCCGCTGCTGCGCTTGGCCGTGCGCGAATACGCCCAGGCCCGCGAAGAAGCGGTGGATGCGGCGGTGGTCGGCCAGCACGGTGCCAGCCGCCATGCCTATGGCCGCCTGCTGCTGCAGCTGGGCGTGGCACCGCAGCCGCACCTGGGCGTGGCCAGTGCCGCGCCGAGCACCACCAGCCTGAAGCGCCGCCTGATGAGCCTGCAGCCGCGCCGTGCCTGCCCGCGCATCCTCGCCATTGGCCTTACCGCCCTGGTGGTTGCGGTGGGCGTGGCGCCGATGCGCCTGGTGGCTGCCCCGGCTCCGCCTGCGCCGCCGGCACCGCCGAAGGTGGTCCCTGCACCGCCCGCACCGCCGGCCGCGCCCGCTGTGCCGGCCAACGGGGTCCACCTGGTGATGCCCAAGCCGCCGGCACCGCCGGCCGCGCCGTCCGTCCCCGCCGCGCCGTCTGCGCCGTCTGCGCCGTCTGCACCGCCCGCGCCTCCGGCACCGCCTGCCGAGGATGACGACAGCTACACCACGGTGGGCGAACTGCACCTGGGCAACGATCTGGAACGTGGCCACGTGCTGATCGACCACGGCCGCAGCTATGCCAGTGCGACGATCGATGACATCCAGCAGGCCCGCCGTGATGTCGGCCGCGATGGCCCGGTGCTGTGGTTCCGCGAAGGCAACAAGCGTTATGCCGTGCGTGATCCGGCCCTGATCCAGCCGCTGCAGCGCGTCTATGCGCAATCGGCCGAACTGGGCCGCCAGCAGGGCCAACTCGGTCGCGAGCAGGGGGTATTGGGGCGCCAGCAGGGTGAGCTGGGCCGCAAGCAGGCCGTGCATGCCCGGGAAATCAGCCGTGTGGCGACCCAGGCGGCAAGCAGGGCGGTGCGCGAGAGCGACATCAACCGCCAGGCCGCCGCGGAGGCCGCGAGGGCCGCGAGCGGTTCGGTGGATGACGCCGCGATTGCCCGCCAGGCCGCAGCCGAGGCGCGTCTTGCGATGCGTGAAGTGCAGGCGGTGCAGGACGCACACAGCCACGACATCAGCGAACTGGCCAACCAGCAGGCCCAGCTGGGCCTGCGCCAGGCCGCGCTGGGCAGCCAGCAGGCCGAGCTGGGTGAACGCCAGGCCCAGCTGCAGGCGCAGGCGTCGGCACAGGCGAAGCAGGTGATCGCCCGCGCGATGGCCAGCGGCAAGGCCCAGCAGCTCTGA
- a CDS encoding I78 family peptidase inhibitor: MRRTTLLLLASILPLAACSHAGANSTADTGTLPAKGAEGPHECRPEALEAFTGKTADEATIKKLVADSGARNARVVKPGMAVTMDFRQDRVTVRVDEQNRIERASCG, encoded by the coding sequence ATGCGCCGTACAACCCTGTTGCTGCTGGCCAGCATCCTGCCGCTCGCGGCCTGCAGCCATGCCGGTGCCAACAGCACCGCCGACACCGGCACCCTGCCGGCCAAGGGCGCCGAAGGCCCGCACGAATGCCGTCCGGAGGCACTGGAGGCCTTCACCGGCAAGACGGCCGACGAGGCCACGATCAAGAAGCTGGTGGCCGACAGCGGTGCGCGCAACGCACGCGTGGTGAAGCCGGGCATGGCGGTGACGATGGATTTCCGCCAGGACCGGGTCACCGTGCGCGTGGACGAGCAGAACCGGATCGAGCGCGCCAGCTGCGGTTGA
- a CDS encoding ribonuclease H-like domain-containing protein — protein sequence MSLSLDKLRLLRKQAGDPKASAPAAPEPPPTASAPVAANDARQPAAERSVFAWVEQEIRHKPTGTAAPAAAAAPAPLRRPEVGGLHRLLGLRARGSAAPVRASAQDRQLPGEEIAPGLFLIESLQPQAIPPQPLSLDFARREGEHVAARDLLFFDTETTGLAGGTGTRAFMIGAADWHACPQRGEGLRIRQLLMSTMAAEDAMLATFASWLQPSTVFCSYNGRSYDAPLLKARYRLARQRDPITALDHVDLLYPTRRRYRGSWENCKLSTIERQLLRVVREDDLPGSEAPAAWLRYLRGGDAVNLRRVADHNHQDVVTLALLLQRLIREEQRERETLALVQP from the coding sequence GTGAGCCTGAGCCTGGACAAGCTGCGCCTGCTGCGAAAGCAGGCCGGCGACCCGAAGGCGAGCGCCCCGGCCGCGCCCGAGCCGCCGCCCACGGCATCTGCTCCGGTAGCTGCCAACGACGCGCGGCAGCCCGCCGCCGAGCGCTCGGTGTTTGCGTGGGTCGAGCAGGAGATCCGCCACAAGCCGACCGGCACGGCGGCACCTGCGGCGGCAGCCGCACCGGCACCGCTGCGGCGGCCGGAGGTGGGCGGCCTGCATCGCTTGCTGGGCCTGCGCGCGCGCGGTAGCGCCGCCCCGGTGCGCGCCAGCGCGCAGGACCGGCAGCTGCCCGGCGAAGAAATCGCACCGGGCCTGTTCCTGATCGAATCGCTGCAGCCGCAGGCGATTCCCCCGCAGCCACTGTCACTGGATTTCGCGCGCCGCGAGGGCGAGCACGTGGCCGCGCGCGACCTGCTGTTCTTCGATACCGAAACCACCGGCCTGGCCGGTGGCACCGGCACCCGCGCCTTCATGATCGGCGCGGCCGACTGGCATGCCTGCCCGCAGCGCGGCGAGGGCCTGCGCATCCGCCAGCTGCTGATGTCCACCATGGCGGCTGAAGACGCGATGCTGGCCACCTTCGCCAGCTGGCTGCAGCCATCCACCGTGTTCTGCAGCTACAACGGCCGCAGCTACGATGCGCCGCTGCTGAAGGCACGTTACCGGCTGGCCCGGCAGCGCGATCCGATCACCGCGCTGGACCACGTCGACCTGCTCTATCCCACCCGCCGCCGTTATCGCGGCAGCTGGGAGAACTGCAAGCTGTCCACCATCGAGCGCCAACTGCTGCGCGTGGTGCGCGAGGATGACCTGCCCGGTTCGGAAGCACCCGCGGCGTGGCTGCGCTACCTGCGCGGCGGCGATGCAGTGAACCTGCGCCGCGTGGCCGACCACAACCACCAGGACGTGGTGACCCTGGCCCTGCTGCTGCAGCGGCTGATCCGCGAGGAACAGCGCGAGCGCGAGACGCTGGCGCTGGTGCAGCCCTGA
- a CDS encoding DEAD/DEAH box helicase, protein MAYELAKRTADAEQKLATRDGLPARDGALLSARLQRRYHDRITGSFAIPGREGRYAPLPGSVPPALAAALKARGIEQLYSHQAEAWEASQRGEHVAIVTPTASGKSLCYTLPVVSAAMQDKAKALYLFPTKALAQDQVAELLELNRAGDLGVKAFTFDGDTPGDARQAIRLHGDIVVSNPDMLHQAILPHHTKWAQFFENLRYIVIDEVHTYRGVFGSHVTNVLRRLKRICAFYGVQPQFILCSATIGNPRAHAEALIEAPVTAITESGAPSGPKQVLLWNPPVINPDLGLRASARSQSNRIARIAIKSGLKTLVFAQTRLMVEVLTKYLKDIFDHDPRKPPRIRAYRGGYLPTERRETERAMRAGNIDGIVSTSALELGVDIGSLDVVILNGYPGSVAATWQRFGRAGRRQQPALGVMVASSQPLDQYVVRHPDFFAEASPEHARIAPDQPLILFDHIRCAAFELPFRVGDGFGPIDPEVFLEALAETEVIHREGERWEWIADSYPANAVSLRAVADGNFVVVDRSDGRQQIIAEVDYSAAALTLYEGAIHMVQSTPYQVETLDWEGRKAYVTRTHVDYYTDSIDFTKLKVLDRFDGGVAGRGDSHHGEVHVVRRVAGYKKIRYYTHENIGYGPVNLPDQELHTTAVWWQLPQALLLRAFASKQDALDGFLGAAYALHIVATVAVMADARDLQKSVGNGDGSWFAIADQTGRGQLRGGEGDPGIVELLQEFVPTVYLYDNFPGGVGLSEPLWQRQAELVQRARELVQRCDCKAGCPACVGPVLAAQEEDETSPRALALRVLDLFDADACQHVPDVVVTTRDPMELLAP, encoded by the coding sequence ATGGCCTACGAACTCGCCAAGCGCACCGCCGACGCCGAGCAGAAGCTCGCCACCCGCGACGGCCTGCCCGCCCGCGATGGCGCCCTGCTCAGTGCGCGCCTGCAGCGCCGCTACCACGACCGCATCACCGGCAGCTTCGCCATTCCCGGCCGCGAGGGCCGCTATGCGCCGCTGCCCGGTTCGGTGCCGCCCGCCCTGGCTGCAGCGCTGAAGGCGCGCGGCATCGAGCAGCTCTACAGCCACCAGGCGGAAGCGTGGGAGGCCAGCCAGCGCGGCGAGCACGTGGCCATCGTCACCCCCACCGCCAGCGGCAAGTCGCTGTGCTACACCCTGCCGGTGGTCAGCGCGGCCATGCAGGACAAGGCCAAGGCGCTGTACCTGTTCCCGACCAAGGCGCTGGCCCAGGACCAGGTGGCCGAGCTGCTGGAGCTCAACCGCGCAGGCGACCTCGGCGTGAAGGCCTTCACCTTCGATGGCGACACGCCGGGCGATGCGCGCCAGGCCATCCGCCTGCACGGCGACATCGTGGTCTCCAACCCGGACATGCTGCACCAGGCCATCCTGCCCCACCACACCAAGTGGGCGCAGTTCTTCGAGAACCTGCGCTACATCGTCATCGACGAAGTACACACCTACCGCGGCGTGTTCGGCAGCCACGTCACCAACGTGCTGCGCCGGCTCAAGCGCATCTGCGCGTTCTACGGCGTGCAACCGCAGTTCATCCTGTGCTCGGCCACCATCGGCAACCCGCGGGCGCATGCCGAAGCACTGATCGAGGCGCCGGTCACTGCCATCACCGAATCCGGCGCGCCCAGCGGGCCCAAGCAGGTGCTGCTGTGGAACCCGCCGGTGATCAACCCGGACCTGGGCCTGCGTGCCTCGGCGCGATCGCAGAGCAACCGCATCGCCCGCATCGCGATCAAATCCGGGCTGAAGACGCTGGTGTTCGCGCAGACCCGGCTGATGGTGGAAGTGCTGACCAAGTACCTGAAGGACATCTTCGACCACGACCCGCGCAAGCCGCCGCGCATCCGCGCCTACCGCGGTGGCTACCTGCCCACCGAACGCCGCGAGACCGAGCGTGCGATGCGCGCGGGCAACATCGACGGCATCGTCAGCACCTCGGCGCTGGAACTGGGCGTGGATATCGGCAGCCTGGACGTGGTGATCCTCAACGGCTACCCCGGCAGCGTGGCCGCCACCTGGCAGCGTTTCGGCCGCGCCGGCCGCCGCCAGCAACCGGCGCTGGGGGTGATGGTGGCCAGCTCGCAACCGCTGGACCAGTACGTGGTGCGGCATCCGGATTTCTTCGCCGAGGCCTCGCCCGAACACGCGCGCATCGCGCCGGACCAGCCGCTGATCCTGTTCGACCACATCCGCTGCGCGGCCTTCGAACTGCCGTTCCGGGTGGGTGATGGCTTCGGCCCGATCGATCCGGAAGTGTTCCTGGAAGCGCTGGCCGAAACCGAGGTCATCCATCGCGAAGGCGAGCGCTGGGAATGGATCGCCGACAGCTATCCGGCCAACGCGGTCAGCCTGCGCGCGGTGGCCGATGGCAACTTCGTGGTGGTCGACCGCAGCGACGGCCGCCAGCAGATCATCGCCGAGGTCGACTATTCCGCCGCCGCGCTCACCTTGTACGAGGGCGCGATCCACATGGTGCAGTCCACCCCATACCAGGTGGAAACGCTGGACTGGGAAGGCCGCAAGGCCTACGTCACGCGCACCCATGTGGACTACTACACCGACAGCATCGACTTCACCAAGCTCAAGGTGCTGGACCGCTTCGACGGTGGCGTGGCCGGCCGTGGCGATTCGCACCATGGCGAAGTCCACGTCGTGCGCCGCGTGGCCGGCTACAAGAAGATCCGCTACTACACGCACGAGAACATCGGCTACGGCCCGGTGAACCTGCCCGACCAGGAACTGCACACCACTGCAGTGTGGTGGCAGCTGCCGCAGGCATTGCTGCTGCGCGCGTTCGCCAGCAAGCAGGATGCGCTGGATGGCTTCCTCGGTGCCGCCTACGCACTGCACATCGTCGCCACCGTGGCGGTGATGGCCGATGCGCGCGACCTGCAGAAGTCGGTCGGCAACGGCGACGGTTCCTGGTTCGCGATCGCCGACCAGACCGGTCGCGGCCAGCTGCGCGGCGGCGAGGGTGATCCGGGCATCGTCGAGCTGCTGCAGGAGTTCGTGCCGACGGTGTACCTGTACGACAACTTCCCCGGCGGCGTCGGCCTCAGCGAACCCTTGTGGCAGCGCCAGGCCGAGCTGGTGCAGCGCGCGCGCGAACTGGTGCAGCGCTGCGACTGCAAGGCCGGCTGCCCGGCCTGCGTCGGCCCGGTGCTGGCCGCGCAGGAAGAAGATGAAACCTCGCCGCGTGCGCTGGCGCTGCGCGTGCTGGACCTGTTCGATGCCGATGCCTGCCAGCACGTACCCGACGTGGTGGTGACCACGCGCGACCCGATGGAGCTGCTGGCACCGTGA
- a CDS encoding BatA domain-containing protein yields MTLLFPLGLAALAAWLLPLLIHLARRHPYTPLDFAALRWLRAQIRPRQRIRFDDWPLLLVRLLLLAALALLLARPALTGSAPPPGAWTVVAPGLDARALRGSSEAAHWHWLAPGFPSVDQPAPGVDAPLASLLRELDAQLPTGTALTAHVPDPLPGLDGARLQLSRPVHWQPHPAAPANTQATVAPPRLRVHAETPASARQWISALQRAWSTQPEPAELPADALPARGEIAVWSGTGALPPAWQAWLRDGGSVLTAAAPAQGASVRLRTAGGEPLLWQQRVGQGRLLSLPGEWDAAHNAALRDARLPQSLLMALQPPPPARVADAQDQAPQQAVLPASTAAPREPTPWLLLAIVLLFALERGMASRRARRPA; encoded by the coding sequence ATGACCCTGCTGTTCCCGCTGGGCCTGGCCGCGCTGGCCGCATGGCTGCTGCCACTGCTGATCCACCTGGCCCGGCGCCATCCGTATACGCCGCTGGATTTCGCCGCACTGCGCTGGCTGCGCGCGCAGATCCGCCCGCGCCAGCGCATCCGTTTCGATGATTGGCCGCTGCTGCTGGTACGCCTGCTGTTGCTGGCTGCACTGGCGCTGCTGCTGGCGCGCCCGGCGCTGACCGGCAGCGCACCGCCCCCCGGCGCGTGGACGGTGGTGGCGCCCGGCCTGGATGCCCGCGCACTGCGCGGCAGCAGCGAAGCAGCCCACTGGCATTGGCTGGCGCCCGGCTTCCCGTCCGTCGACCAGCCGGCGCCCGGCGTGGATGCGCCGCTGGCCAGCCTGCTGCGCGAGCTGGACGCGCAGCTGCCCACCGGCACCGCACTGACCGCGCATGTGCCCGACCCGCTGCCGGGACTGGATGGTGCGCGGCTGCAGCTGTCGCGACCCGTGCACTGGCAGCCGCACCCTGCGGCCCCCGCCAACACACAGGCCACAGTGGCGCCGCCACGCCTGCGCGTGCATGCCGAAACACCGGCCAGCGCGCGGCAATGGATAAGCGCCCTGCAACGTGCGTGGAGCACCCAGCCTGAACCCGCCGAGCTGCCTGCCGATGCGCTGCCCGCACGCGGCGAGATTGCGGTGTGGAGCGGTACCGGTGCATTGCCGCCTGCCTGGCAGGCCTGGCTGCGCGACGGCGGCAGCGTCCTCACCGCGGCCGCACCTGCGCAGGGCGCCAGCGTGCGCCTGCGCACCGCCGGGGGCGAGCCGCTGCTGTGGCAGCAGCGCGTCGGCCAGGGCCGCCTGCTGTCGCTGCCCGGCGAGTGGGACGCCGCCCACAACGCCGCGCTGCGTGATGCCCGTTTGCCGCAGTCGCTGTTGATGGCCCTGCAACCGCCGCCGCCCGCGCGCGTGGCCGATGCGCAGGACCAGGCACCGCAGCAGGCAGTCCTGCCCGCCAGCACTGCCGCACCGCGTGAACCCACGCCTTGGCTGCTGCTGGCCATCGTGCTGCTGTTCGCGCTGGAACGCGGAATGGCCAGCCGCCGCGCGCGGAGGCCGGCATGA
- a CDS encoding DUF58 domain-containing protein: MSTGTPLTLPPELRARLRTLRLRPRLASGARGIGQHASRSRGAGLEFAQYRAYEPGDELRQIDWKLYARSDRFFVRESERESPITVWLLLDATASAGQADRAAPQRTRLDHMRGLAACVVELALQQGDRFGLLAVNGDGLQLVPAGNGARQRDRVHLQLHALQARGGWPAADRLRPLWERVRPGDLLLAIGDGFDEASIVLLEQLASARREVMLLQVLGADERDFPFDAGHRFRDPETGEELLGDGAAIRADYLQRFAAAHSALQSRLQASGIASATGWLDQPLDQPLQVVFGRGGGA; the protein is encoded by the coding sequence GTGAGCACCGGCACGCCGCTGACCCTGCCACCGGAACTGCGCGCGCGCCTGCGCACGCTGCGGCTGCGGCCGCGCCTGGCCAGTGGCGCACGCGGCATCGGCCAGCACGCCAGCCGCAGCCGCGGTGCCGGCCTGGAGTTCGCGCAGTACCGCGCTTACGAGCCGGGTGACGAACTGCGCCAGATCGACTGGAAGCTGTACGCCCGCTCGGACCGCTTCTTCGTGCGCGAGTCCGAACGCGAGAGCCCGATCACCGTCTGGCTGCTGCTGGACGCCACCGCCTCGGCCGGCCAGGCCGACCGCGCGGCGCCGCAGCGCACCCGCCTGGACCACATGCGCGGGCTCGCCGCCTGCGTGGTCGAACTGGCCCTGCAGCAGGGTGATCGCTTCGGCCTGCTGGCGGTCAACGGCGATGGCCTGCAACTGGTACCGGCCGGCAACGGCGCACGCCAGCGTGATCGTGTGCACCTGCAGCTGCATGCCCTGCAGGCGCGCGGTGGCTGGCCGGCAGCCGACCGCCTGCGCCCGCTGTGGGAACGCGTTCGCCCCGGCGATCTGCTGCTGGCCATCGGTGATGGCTTTGATGAGGCCAGCATCGTGCTGCTGGAACAGCTGGCCAGCGCACGCCGCGAGGTGATGCTGCTGCAGGTGCTGGGCGCCGACGAGCGTGATTTCCCGTTCGATGCCGGCCACCGCTTCCGCGATCCGGAAACCGGCGAGGAACTGCTGGGCGATGGCGCCGCGATCCGCGCCGACTACCTGCAACGCTTCGCTGCCGCACACAGCGCCCTGCAGTCGCGCCTGCAGGCCAGCGGCATCGCCAGCGCCACCGGTTGGCTCGACCAGCCGTTGGACCAGCCACTGCAGGTGGTGTTCGGCCGCGGAGGCGGCGCATGA
- a CDS encoding MoxR family ATPase — MTTPDLDSLLPRLDELRAALARAVVGQHTVVEQLLIGLLAGGHCLLEGAPGLGKTLLVRSLGQALELQFRRVQFTPDLMPSDILGTELLEEDHGTGHRHFRFQQGPIFTNLLLADELNRTPPKTQAALLEAMQERTVSHAGTTRELPAPFFVLATQNPIEQAGTYPLPEAQLDRFLLHVLVDYPSEDEERRIIEQTTGGATEAVPKVMDADAVIALQAAARQVHVSPDVLAWITRLVRASRPGDGAPAAINQWVKWGAGPRAGQSLVLAAKARALLQGRFAATREDVQALAAPVMRHRLLLSFAAEAEQKRADDVVAALLQAVPFPG; from the coding sequence ATGACCACCCCCGACCTCGATTCCCTGTTGCCGCGGCTGGATGAGCTGCGCGCGGCGCTCGCGCGTGCGGTGGTCGGCCAGCACACGGTGGTCGAGCAGCTGCTGATCGGCCTGCTGGCCGGCGGCCACTGCCTGCTGGAAGGTGCGCCTGGCCTCGGCAAGACCCTGCTGGTGCGCTCGCTCGGGCAGGCGCTGGAGCTGCAGTTCCGGCGCGTGCAGTTCACTCCCGACCTGATGCCCAGCGACATCCTTGGCACCGAGCTGCTGGAGGAAGACCACGGCACCGGCCATCGCCATTTCCGTTTCCAGCAGGGCCCGATCTTCACGAACCTGCTGCTGGCTGACGAACTCAACCGCACCCCGCCCAAGACCCAGGCGGCGCTGCTGGAAGCGATGCAGGAACGCACGGTCAGCCATGCAGGCACCACGCGCGAGCTGCCCGCGCCGTTCTTCGTGCTGGCCACGCAGAACCCGATCGAACAGGCCGGTACCTACCCGCTGCCGGAAGCGCAGCTGGACCGTTTCCTGCTGCACGTGCTGGTGGATTACCCGAGCGAAGACGAAGAGCGCCGCATCATCGAGCAGACCACGGGCGGCGCCACCGAGGCGGTGCCGAAGGTGATGGATGCCGACGCGGTGATCGCGCTGCAGGCCGCCGCGCGCCAGGTGCATGTCAGCCCCGACGTGCTGGCCTGGATCACCCGACTGGTGCGCGCCAGCCGTCCCGGCGACGGCGCACCGGCCGCCATCAACCAATGGGTGAAGTGGGGCGCTGGCCCGCGCGCCGGGCAGTCGCTGGTGCTCGCGGCGAAGGCACGCGCATTGCTGCAGGGCCGCTTCGCCGCCACCCGCGAGGACGTGCAGGCACTGGCTGCACCGGTGATGCGCCATCGCCTGCTGCTGTCCTTCGCCGCCGAAGCCGAACAGAAGCGGGCCGACGACGTGGTCGCCGCCCTGCTGCAGGCCGTGCCGTTCCCGGGTTGA
- a CDS encoding DUF4159 domain-containing protein has translation MDRRACLRWLAAAASAAALPAFAQAGPRSSRYDFWFTRLQYDSGDWDVDARMPSNLITSLIDYTSLRVDPQEHVVALADPRMLEAPFCYLAGHTLVEFNAAERQNFVRYVRNGGFVFVDDCNHDIDGLFATSFEAQMGRLFGPKALQKLPNSHALYRSFFRFPDGPPATGFELNGWGDDLVHDYLKGIEVDGRLGLLYSNKDYGCEWDYDWRNKRFLAEDNTRFGVNIVMYALNN, from the coding sequence ATGGATCGCCGGGCCTGCCTGCGCTGGCTGGCCGCTGCCGCTTCGGCGGCGGCGCTGCCCGCCTTCGCGCAGGCAGGCCCGCGCAGTTCGCGCTACGACTTCTGGTTCACCCGCCTGCAGTACGACTCCGGCGATTGGGACGTGGATGCGCGCATGCCGTCCAACCTGATCACCTCGCTGATCGACTACACCTCGCTGCGCGTGGACCCGCAGGAACACGTGGTGGCACTGGCCGATCCGCGCATGCTGGAAGCGCCATTCTGCTACCTGGCCGGGCACACGCTGGTGGAGTTCAACGCCGCCGAGCGGCAGAACTTCGTGCGTTACGTGCGCAATGGCGGCTTCGTCTTCGTCGACGACTGCAACCACGATATCGATGGCCTGTTCGCCACCTCGTTCGAGGCGCAGATGGGCCGCCTGTTCGGGCCGAAGGCATTGCAGAAGCTGCCCAACAGCCACGCGCTGTACCGCAGCTTCTTCCGCTTTCCCGATGGCCCGCCCGCCACCGGCTTCGAGCTCAACGGCTGGGGCGACGACCTGGTGCATGACTACCTGAAAGGCATCGAGGTCGATGGCCGCCTGGGCCTGCTCTACAGCAACAAGGACTACGGCTGCGAGTGGGACTACGACTGGCGCAACAAGCGTTTCCTTGCCGAAGACAACACCCGCTTCGGCGTCAACATCGTGATGTACGCGCTGAACAACTGA
- a CDS encoding TldD/PmbA family protein: MSIFTEAQAKAILDKVIALSKADECTAVLAGSISGNIRFALNNVSTSGIVDNTELAVTVAFGKRVGTASINEFDDAALERVVRRAEDLARLAPENPEFMPAIGKQSYRPSPTFSESTAAIDPAFRAKVAADSIAPCRGNGLIAAGFLEDGQGFQATANSNGNFAYQRTTSFDYTCTVRTEDGRGSGWVGRNLKDAADFKADQDIRIAMRKATESAEAKALEPGKYTVILEPAAAAGLISFMMNFFSARSADEGRSFLSKKGGGNKLGEQVYDPRVSMYADPWHAEAPVLPWDGEGMPRERMAIIENGKIANLDYSRFWAQKQGKTAKATPGNLLMSGGDKSTADLVRGTQKGILVTRTWYIRMVDPQTVLLTGLTRDGTFYIENGQIKHPVKNFRFNESPVIMLNNIEELGRPVRVAGDESSFVMMIPPMKLRDFTFTSLSDAV; this comes from the coding sequence ATGAGTATCTTCACCGAAGCCCAGGCCAAGGCCATCCTCGACAAGGTCATCGCCCTGTCCAAGGCCGATGAGTGCACCGCCGTGCTGGCCGGTTCCATCAGCGGCAACATCCGTTTCGCGCTGAACAACGTCTCCACCAGCGGCATCGTCGACAACACCGAGCTGGCCGTCACCGTGGCCTTCGGCAAGCGCGTGGGCACCGCCTCGATCAACGAGTTCGACGATGCCGCGCTGGAACGCGTGGTGCGCCGTGCCGAAGACCTGGCCCGCCTGGCCCCGGAGAACCCGGAGTTCATGCCGGCCATCGGCAAGCAGAGCTACCGTCCCAGCCCGACCTTCAGCGAATCCACCGCCGCGATTGATCCGGCGTTCCGCGCCAAGGTCGCCGCCGATTCCATCGCGCCGTGCCGGGGCAACGGCCTGATCGCTGCCGGTTTCCTCGAAGATGGCCAGGGATTCCAGGCCACCGCCAACAGCAACGGCAACTTCGCCTACCAGCGCACCACCAGCTTCGACTACACGTGCACCGTGCGTACCGAAGATGGCCGCGGCTCGGGCTGGGTCGGCCGCAACCTGAAGGATGCGGCGGACTTCAAGGCCGACCAGGACATCCGCATCGCCATGCGCAAGGCCACCGAATCGGCTGAAGCCAAGGCGCTGGAACCGGGCAAGTACACGGTGATCCTGGAGCCGGCGGCGGCTGCGGGCCTGATCAGCTTCATGATGAACTTCTTCAGCGCGCGCTCGGCCGATGAAGGCCGCAGCTTCCTGTCGAAGAAGGGGGGCGGCAACAAGCTGGGCGAGCAGGTCTACGACCCGCGCGTGAGCATGTATGCCGACCCGTGGCATGCCGAGGCACCGGTGCTGCCGTGGGATGGCGAAGGCATGCCGCGCGAGCGCATGGCCATCATCGAGAACGGAAAGATCGCCAACCTGGACTACTCGCGCTTCTGGGCGCAGAAGCAGGGCAAGACCGCCAAGGCCACGCCGGGCAACCTGCTGATGAGCGGCGGCGACAAGAGCACGGCCGACCTGGTGCGCGGCACCCAGAAGGGCATCCTGGTCACCCGCACCTGGTACATCCGCATGGTCGACCCGCAGACCGTGCTGCTGACCGGCCTCACCCGCGATGGCACCTTCTACATCGAGAACGGCCAGATCAAGCACCCGGTGAAGAACTTCCGCTTCAACGAATCGCCGGTGATCATGCTCAACAACATCGAGGAACTGGGCCGGCCGGTGCGCGTGGCCGGTGATGAATCCAGCTTCGTGATGATGATCCCGCCGATGAAGCTGCGCGATTTCACCTTCACCTCGCTGTCCGACGCGGTCTGA